A single region of the Brachypodium distachyon strain Bd21 chromosome 3, Brachypodium_distachyon_v3.0, whole genome shotgun sequence genome encodes:
- the LOC100821717 gene encoding fasciclin-like arabinogalactan protein 10, with the protein MAFKILLPLLLLAAATPTSVSIIDVAQMLAGKPQYATFVKLLTETKVAEDVSRLKSASVLVVSEKNVKALLSVPKDKLQMILSHHVLLKYFDPIQLNEMKTPTAKLESMLSTTDKNLGTIMYSKDPDGQMYLRSPGADTVAKLVKVVAARPFAVSIMEISAPLVSPEILAAAGAAKPKVGKGKAKGKGKVKPMSANDEGSSDAAPSEAPTTST; encoded by the coding sequence ATGGCCTTCAAGatccttctccctctcctcctcctcgccgccgcaaccCCGACATCGGTTTCTATCATCGATGTGGCGCAAATGCTGGCCGGCAAGCCCCAGTACGCCACCTTTGTGAAGCTCCTGACGGAGACAAAGGTGGCTGAGGATGTGAGCCGGCTCAAGTCGGCGTCGGTGCTAGTTGTCTCCGAGAAGAACGTCAAGGCCCTCTTGTCGGTGCCCAAGGACAAGCTGCAGATGATCCTCTCACACCACGTGCTCCTCAAGTACTTCGACCCCATCCAGCTCAACGAGATGAAGACACCTACAGCCAAGCTCGAATCCATGCTCTCCACCACCGACAAGAACCTCGGCACCATCATGTACTCAAAGGACCCAGACGGCCAAATGTACTTGCGCTCCCCAGGCGCGGACACCGTCGCCAAGCTCGTTAAGGTTGTCGCGGCGCGCCCCTTTGCGGTGTCCATCATGGAGATCAGCGCGCCCCTCGTGTCTCCCGAGATCCTtgccgctgctggtgctgcaaaGCCAAAAGTTGGCAAGGGCAAAGCGAAAGGCAAAGGCAAGGTCAAGCCGATGTCTGCCAACGATGAGGGCTCCTCTGACGCCGCGCCATCGGAGGCTCCAACAACCTCCACCTAA
- the LOC104584003 gene encoding protein FAR1-RELATED SEQUENCE 5: protein MDADGEEQRIRVHKQQQVKRRPRQRKPRTPSVLLPNRDPLLHSSVLTPPVAVIHDDLRTPSDAPTYTHRPDLPDYLLPKINMQFNTTDEAFSFYNRYARHAGFGLRKGQNDGRRSYLYCSRQGRHKFGGHETERIRDKTTKRTGCLARLRLKLRNDGTCFIADVTYDHNHQLDLSAPMVVFLRSHKNFDPHEMQLVEQLKKSNAPHGSIMSFLASMHGGHHNLPHNSRDIHNRKEDNVWKATEHDLFRLLAFFHEMKSVNKNFFYEIKIDEIESISHIFRANASSRGAYEDFNDCVTFDTTYKTNKFRMPLGVFVGVNNHLQSTIFAIALLRDETIESFQWVFSTFLRCINGKHPICILTDQCPSMAEAIPTVLPDTLHKLRRWHVVKKYRDDLLAGR from the exons ATGGACGCTGATGGTGAAGAACAACGAATCCGGGTCCacaaacaacaacaagtcAAGCGCAGGCCTCGTCAAAGAAAGCCGAGAACACCGAGCGTTCTGCTCCCTAACAGGGACCCCCTGTTACACTCTTCCGTTCTGACCCCGCCAGTAGCTGTTATTCATGATGACTTAAGAACGCCATCGGATGCACCGACTTACACACAC CGTCCAGACCTCCCTGATTACCTGCTGCCTAAGATAAACATGCAATTCAACACAACTGACGAAGCTTTCAGCTTTTACAACAGATATGCAAGGCATGCTGGCTTTGGGCTGCGAAAAGGACAAAATGATGGTCGTAGGAGCTACCTCTACTGCAGCCGTCAGGGCAGGCACAAATTTGGAGGCCACGAAACAGAAAGGATACGTGACAAGACAACCAAAAGAACAGGGTGCCTTGCAAGACTGAGACTAAAATTGAGAAACGACGGCACGTGCTTCATAGCAGACGTGACCTACGACCATAACCACCAGCTGGACCTGTCGGCACCCATGGTGGTGTTCTTGCGATCACATAAAAACTTTGACCCCCATGAAATGCAGCTGGTGGAGcagttaaaaaaaagcaacGCGCCACACGGGTCAATAATGTCCTTCCTGGCAAGTATGCATGGAGGCCACCACAACCTCCCACACAACAGTCGTGACATACATAACAG GAAAGAAGATAACGTGTGGAAAGCAACAGAGCATGATTTGTTCCGGCTCTTGGCATTCTTCCATGAGATGAAATCAGTTAACAAAAACTTCTTCTACGAGATAAAAATAGACGAGATAGAGTCCATAAGCCATATCTTCAGGGCAAATGCTAGTTCCCGTGGTGCATATGAGGATTTCAATGACTGTGTCACGTTTGACACTACGTACAAGACCAACAAGTTCAGAATGCCGCTGGGTGTTTTTGTTGGCGTGAACAATCATCTACAGTCAACAATTTTTGCCATTGCCCTGCTGAGAGATGAGACAATAGAGTCATTCCAGTGGGTCTTCAGCACGTTCCTCCGGTGCATAAATGGCAAACATCCAATCTGCATATTAACAG ACCAATGTCCCTCGATGGCTGAGGCTATACCAACTGTATTACCTGACACGCTACATAAACTGCGCCGTTGGCACGTTGTCAAGAAGTACAGGGATGACCTG CTTGCAGGAAGATGA